TCGTTGTGCCACCGAGAACGATCCGGTAGCCTTCCTGATTGTATCGATGGACTGCGAGTGCTTCTTCGTACGTTGCACCACCGACGATGAATACGATCACTTCAGCCGGTGGTCTCCGGAACGGTACCTCATTGCCCATGATCGGATACTGCGCATCGAGCGGACGTCCCTTGATGATCTCCTCGAGCGTTCCCTTCAGCACACACTCGTGCTGGGCGTACACGTTTTCGACCCCCTTCAGCTCCTTAATTAGATTACGCGTCAGCTTAACTGCATCGGTTATCTTGACTGTGTTGAACAGTTCCTGCCGTGCCACGGTGCTAATGTATTCGAGCATGCGGGGCGCAATATGCGGCCGGCCGCAACGATCCTGCAGTAACTTTAGCAAACCGGACGTGTCACAGTTTGCGTGCCGTTCATAACGCATCGCGTACAGTAATACGAGACGCAGTGCATTGGCCGTACTGATCTTGCCTTCCGATACGAGCCGCTTTACTCGTTGCAGCTGGGTCGAATGATCAGCCCGGCAGGCTATTTCTTGCTCCAGTTCGGAAACCTCAAACAGCTGCTGCTGACCGACTTGTACCGATAGTTCGCTGATTAACACGAGATGCTTCGTAACCGTGCCGGACATCTTCCGGAACTGAGGGTACGTTTCGACAAAGTTTTTCATATCGGCTATGCTTTCGATCTTGCGTTGATCGTTTGCCTTCTTCTGGAACTCGTCCATCAGCACCTTGATCGTGGTGGCAATCTCGCCAAAATTTGCGTACAAGTTGTTAGCGTAGAATTCATCCTGCTCCGTCGAGAGGACCACCTCTTTTAGGTCCTTCGGTACACCTGCAACTCTCGATAGGTCCACTCGCTGTTTATTGATTGTGAGTAACTCGTGGACCATTGCCTGATACGTCCACTGGTTGAGTAGCGGTGTGATTGGGTCATCTCGTCGGTCCAGTATGAGCAGGAGTGGTGGTGCAGCACCGTCTTCCGGTGGCCGGAAGCTAAACAGTGCCGTTTCCTTGTTGATCGTTTCGTGAACTTTTTTTGCGAGCGTTTGGGCTGCGGTGGACCCTGACCGATAGCGAATAGCCGGACGGAACTTGAACGATAGTAGCACGCTGACCAAACCCTGCGTGGAGCGCTCTAGTGCTTCCGGGTTCCAGTTCAGCGCCTGCAGACAAGTTGGGATGTGTAGCGAGAAGAGGTTCGGATTGACCGGCAGATAATCGGCGTAAATCTCCTTAAAATCCTGCACGGATTCTCCTTCGTCACTTTCGGCAAGCGTTTTTATGTCCGTCCGTGGGATAATGTTGCTGAAATCTGGtccaaaaacacacatgaaTAACGTACGTATGGGGGAAAACTTACAACACGCCTACATATGTAATAGGAGCCAAACTTTGGGCTTTG
The Anopheles moucheti chromosome 2, idAnoMoucSN_F20_07, whole genome shotgun sequence genome window above contains:
- the LOC128309528 gene encoding vacuolar protein sorting-associated protein 45, producing the protein MNVIRAIQMYIDKMISDAGPGMKLLMMDRETISIVSMAFAQSEMLQKEVFLFERLDSMRSNEKLKYLKCIVFVRPTKDNIFLLQQELQSPKFGSYYIYFSNIIPRTDIKTLAESDEGESVQDFKEIYADYLPVNPNLFSLHIPTCLQALNWNPEALERSTQGLVSVLLSFKFRPAIRYRSGSTAAQTLAKKVHETINKETALFSFRPPEDGAAPPLLLILDRRDDPITPLLNQWTYQAMVHELLTINKQRVDLSRVAGVPKDLKEVVLSTEQDEFYANNLYANFGEIATTIKVLMDEFQKKANDQRKIESIADMKNFVETYPQFRKMSGTVTKHLVLISELSVQVGQQQLFEVSELEQEIACRADHSTQLQRVKRLVSEGKISTANALRLVLLYAMRYERHANCDTSGLLKLLQDRCGRPHIAPRMLEYISTVARQELFNTVKITDAVKLTRNLIKELKGVENVYAQHECVLKGTLEEIIKGRPLDAQYPIMGNEVPFRRPPAEVIVFIVGGATYEEALAVHRYNQEGYRIVLGGTTIHNSESFIEEVLAATVGVPFKHSRSLQQFHHAPAGTA